One window of the Tetragenococcus koreensis genome contains the following:
- a CDS encoding helix-turn-helix domain-containing protein, translating to MDIGKRIYDLRTNRNMSAKELAKKAGVSAAFISALEHHTTSASIATLEYLCNGLDISLSEFFQEDEAPLDVELLHKFANMDTQQKTAILNLIEVFCPNK from the coding sequence GTGGATATCGGCAAACGAATTTATGATTTACGCACGAACCGAAATATGAGTGCCAAAGAGCTTGCTAAAAAAGCAGGAGTGTCTGCTGCTTTTATCTCAGCACTAGAACATCACACAACGAGTGCTTCAATTGCAACGTTAGAATACCTATGTAATGGATTAGACATTTCATTAAGTGAATTTTTTCAAGAAGATGAAGCACCTTTAGATGTCGAGCTACTTCATAAATTCGCAAATATGGACACACAACAAAAAACAGCGATTTTAAATTTAATTGAAGTTTTTTGTCCAAATAAATAA
- a CDS encoding cation-translocating P-type ATPase yields MKEYYQIPVDETIKQFETDQKTGLAQQTADKRLDENGPNEIQQGQKTSPWKLLWNNINNLIVYLLLAAAVISFLMDDLAETIAILLALLLAVLTGFFTELKAQKSVESLQSMIYTTTTVIRDGKTQTIEASKVVPGDILLLREGDAIAADGRIIASNNFACIESALTGESDAVEKNADEIYEEEMPLGDQGNVVFAGTAVTRGYAYIVVTETGMETEVGKISGMLDEENNDKTPLDIELDKLSKAIIFAALIAGVAVLIAGLITDKPFVEMIHISIILAVAAIPEAMPAVETITLSKGMRTMAERKALVKTLPAVETLGATSVIASDKTGTLTENQMMASEVVLSDETHYEVTGEGYDPNGTIKKDEKEINPADNKDLMQFIQAGVLCNTAHVDQNEDGQYEVVGDPTDGALVTLGKKVGLDRQDLEEEGFEKIAEVPFSSENKYMIVVYEKEEQRELIIKGAFDVILGLADQSQKTKDDLQQQNERFAEKGQRVIAIASVEGYDGGLSEEELKESLDGLKIQGLVGIIDPPRPDAYESIETAQNAGIKVKMITGDHPKTASIIAKDIGLADYEKIMTGKEIDEQVDNDDFAQVVDETAVFARVSPENKMQIVSALKKESEVVSMTGDGVNDAPALNDANIGVAMGVRGTEVAKEASDMILTDDRFGTIVDSVEEGRIIFDNIKKYVSFLFACNMVEIIAIFASVVFLLPMPIAPLHILFLNLIIDIAPAMSLSYEPAEENVMERGPRSKKDSLVNRHFLTRIIFSGVIIGISAFVVFRILLNGDQSGEYVQTAVFTFMAIAQLMHIFNVRKTNSFGFDRSFFQNKALVGAIVLSVALQLAAVYLPFMNDLLGTAPLQLGTWAIILIAAVLSTLVVGLFNKIKYHH; encoded by the coding sequence ATGAAAGAGTATTACCAAATACCGGTTGATGAAACAATAAAACAATTTGAAACAGATCAAAAAACAGGTCTTGCTCAACAAACAGCTGATAAACGATTAGACGAGAACGGACCCAATGAGATTCAACAAGGGCAGAAAACTTCACCTTGGAAATTATTATGGAATAATATAAATAATTTGATTGTGTACTTATTATTAGCAGCTGCAGTTATTTCTTTTCTTATGGATGATTTAGCTGAGACGATTGCAATCTTGCTTGCTTTACTACTAGCAGTACTTACTGGTTTTTTTACTGAATTAAAAGCACAAAAATCTGTTGAGTCATTGCAAAGTATGATTTATACCACTACTACAGTTATTCGCGATGGAAAAACGCAAACCATCGAGGCATCTAAAGTCGTTCCAGGCGATATACTCTTATTAAGGGAAGGAGATGCAATTGCAGCAGATGGCCGGATCATTGCCAGCAATAATTTTGCTTGTATCGAATCAGCCTTAACTGGGGAATCAGATGCTGTTGAAAAAAATGCAGATGAAATTTACGAAGAAGAAATGCCCTTAGGAGACCAGGGAAACGTAGTTTTTGCCGGAACAGCTGTGACGCGTGGCTATGCTTACATTGTTGTGACAGAGACTGGTATGGAAACTGAAGTCGGTAAAATTAGTGGAATGTTAGACGAAGAAAATAACGATAAAACACCACTAGATATTGAATTGGATAAGTTGAGTAAGGCAATTATCTTCGCCGCTTTAATTGCGGGAGTTGCAGTACTTATTGCAGGATTGATTACCGATAAGCCTTTTGTAGAAATGATTCATATTTCAATCATTTTAGCTGTTGCAGCTATACCAGAAGCGATGCCAGCAGTTGAAACGATTACGTTATCAAAAGGCATGCGGACAATGGCTGAACGTAAAGCTTTAGTAAAAACTTTGCCAGCAGTTGAAACGCTAGGCGCCACCAGTGTCATTGCCAGTGATAAGACGGGGACGTTGACTGAAAACCAAATGATGGCTTCTGAAGTAGTGCTAAGTGATGAAACTCATTATGAGGTCACAGGAGAAGGTTACGATCCAAATGGTACTATCAAAAAAGATGAGAAAGAAATTAACCCAGCGGATAATAAAGATTTGATGCAATTTATTCAAGCAGGTGTTTTATGCAACACTGCACACGTGGATCAAAATGAGGATGGTCAATATGAAGTTGTCGGTGACCCGACAGACGGCGCATTGGTCACTTTAGGAAAAAAAGTTGGGTTAGATCGACAAGACTTAGAAGAAGAAGGTTTTGAAAAAATAGCTGAAGTACCGTTTTCTTCTGAAAATAAATACATGATTGTGGTCTATGAAAAAGAAGAACAGCGTGAATTGATTATTAAAGGTGCATTCGATGTAATCTTAGGCTTGGCCGACCAATCACAAAAAACTAAGGATGATTTACAACAGCAAAATGAAAGATTTGCTGAAAAAGGACAACGTGTGATCGCAATCGCAAGCGTTGAAGGTTATGATGGCGGCTTGTCTGAAGAAGAATTGAAAGAGTCATTAGATGGTTTGAAAATTCAAGGTTTAGTAGGTATTATTGATCCACCGCGTCCAGACGCCTATGAATCAATCGAAACTGCACAAAACGCCGGCATTAAGGTTAAAATGATTACAGGTGACCATCCGAAAACAGCTTCAATTATCGCTAAGGACATTGGGTTAGCTGATTATGAAAAAATTATGACTGGTAAAGAAATCGATGAACAAGTAGATAATGATGACTTTGCCCAAGTGGTTGATGAAACAGCAGTTTTTGCTCGAGTTTCACCCGAAAACAAGATGCAAATTGTCTCTGCCTTAAAAAAAGAAAGTGAAGTTGTTTCGATGACAGGCGACGGCGTGAATGATGCCCCAGCTTTAAATGACGCTAATATCGGTGTTGCGATGGGCGTAAGGGGGACAGAAGTAGCCAAAGAAGCTTCGGATATGATTTTAACGGATGATCGTTTTGGCACAATCGTTGATTCGGTTGAAGAAGGAAGAATCATTTTTGATAATATCAAAAAATACGTTTCTTTCTTGTTCGCTTGTAACATGGTTGAAATTATTGCAATTTTTGCCAGTGTGGTCTTTTTACTACCCATGCCGATTGCTCCGTTACACATTTTATTCTTAAATTTGATTATTGATATTGCTCCTGCGATGTCTCTTTCTTATGAACCAGCAGAAGAAAATGTCATGGAAAGAGGTCCTCGCTCTAAAAAAGACAGTTTAGTCAACCGCCACTTTTTAACTCGTATTATTTTTAGTGGTGTGATTATCGGAATATCCGCTTTTGTCGTGTTTAGAATATTACTAAATGGCGACCAATCAGGCGAATATGTACAGACAGCTGTGTTTACTTTTATGGCGATTGCCCAATTGATGCATATCTTTAATGTACGTAAAACAAATTCCTTTGGCTTTGATCGGTCATTCTTCCAAAATAAAGCATTAGTTGGCGCAATTGTATTATCAGTTGCTTTACAGTTAGCAGCTGTATATCTGCCATTTATGAATGATCTATTAGGAACTGCACCACTACAACTAGGTACTTGGGCAATTATTTTAATTGCGGCTGTTTTATCTACACTGGTTGTAGGCCTGTTTAACAAAATTAAATATCACCATTAA
- a CDS encoding phosphoenolpyruvate carboxykinase (ATP), with protein sequence MATIGNFDSSEVKKENQLFSRFKTLVETAFYGNNVTHLANLQQAYENATQVPGTIVTDLPVKHTKDLGLPEEAKMLIFNDGKVVGRTAAARVVIGHPGVDSDYYQGILREALYQSSKQNFYSAEIIVGLDEKFMVKGHVTVPEGFENNLYSYLLNFQMVNEQWQQRYEDSVSYKENDIYLFADPNWQHPDFPYGLALFDPEHNVAAILGLRYFGELKKATLTLAWATAHRNNYVACHGGIKQYHLPDNKKYTMAAFGLSGSGKSTITLTKHGGKYKVDVLHDDAFIINRDTGATIALEPSYFDKVQDYPLSHATVDYYLTMQNVGATKDKSGKTVPVLQDIRNGNGRTVKSRYVTENRVDVLDDKLDAVFWIMKDDSLPPVVKVEDPILAAVFGLTLATKRSTAENIVEKIDLTQLVIEPYADPFRAYPLAEDYRNFRDLFNKNKIDCYILNTGAFQGKDVTPKVTLSSIENIINEDTAFEPFGTVKEMSYLPIKGYEVDFSNEEYVEKIKARLQNRLDYILKENDENEGYDALPKETEEAMRHVLEEL encoded by the coding sequence ATGGCAACTATTGGAAATTTTGATAGCAGTGAAGTTAAAAAGGAAAATCAATTATTTTCGCGATTTAAGACATTAGTAGAAACAGCTTTTTATGGGAACAATGTGACACACCTAGCGAATTTACAGCAAGCTTATGAGAATGCTACCCAAGTACCAGGGACGATTGTTACAGATTTGCCGGTGAAACATACTAAGGATCTAGGGTTGCCGGAAGAGGCCAAGATGCTTATTTTTAATGACGGAAAAGTAGTTGGTAGAACCGCTGCAGCTCGTGTTGTCATTGGTCATCCCGGCGTAGATTCTGATTATTATCAGGGGATATTACGCGAAGCTTTATATCAATCATCCAAACAAAATTTTTATTCCGCCGAAATTATTGTAGGCTTAGACGAAAAATTCATGGTTAAGGGACATGTAACGGTTCCTGAAGGTTTTGAAAATAACCTATATTCTTATTTGTTGAATTTTCAAATGGTAAATGAGCAATGGCAACAACGCTATGAAGATTCTGTTTCTTACAAAGAAAATGATATTTATCTTTTTGCTGACCCTAACTGGCAACACCCCGATTTTCCTTACGGTTTGGCTTTGTTTGACCCGGAACATAACGTGGCAGCTATTTTAGGTTTACGTTATTTTGGTGAATTGAAAAAAGCAACATTAACGCTTGCCTGGGCAACGGCACACCGTAATAACTACGTAGCTTGTCATGGTGGAATCAAACAATACCATCTACCAGATAACAAAAAATACACTATGGCGGCATTTGGACTTTCAGGTTCGGGAAAATCAACGATTACTTTAACGAAACACGGCGGCAAATATAAAGTTGATGTTTTGCATGATGATGCATTTATTATTAATCGCGATACGGGAGCAACGATTGCATTAGAGCCCTCTTATTTTGATAAAGTACAAGATTATCCGTTATCACATGCTACGGTTGATTACTATCTAACAATGCAAAATGTTGGAGCGACCAAGGATAAAAGCGGGAAAACCGTTCCTGTTTTGCAAGATATCCGAAATGGAAATGGACGTACAGTAAAATCGCGGTACGTTACAGAAAATCGGGTCGATGTATTAGATGATAAATTAGATGCGGTTTTTTGGATTATGAAAGATGATAGTCTACCGCCAGTCGTAAAAGTGGAAGATCCGATCTTAGCTGCAGTTTTTGGATTAACCTTAGCGACGAAACGATCAACAGCTGAAAATATTGTGGAAAAAATTGATTTAACTCAATTAGTCATTGAGCCATACGCTGATCCTTTCCGAGCATATCCTTTAGCTGAAGATTATCGTAATTTCCGCGATCTATTTAATAAAAATAAGATTGATTGTTACATTTTGAATACAGGTGCTTTTCAAGGCAAAGACGTTACACCTAAAGTGACCTTGTCTAGTATTGAAAATATCATTAATGAAGACACAGCATTTGAGCCATTTGGAACAGTAAAAGAAATGTCATACTTGCCAATTAAAGGGTATGAAGTTGATTTTAGTAATGAAGAATACGTAGAAAAAATTAAAGCTCGTCTGCAAAATCGTTTGGATTATATTTTAAAAGAAAACGATGAGAACGAAGGGTATGATGCTTTGCCTAAAGAAACTGAAGAAGCAATGCGTCATGTTTTAGAAGAATTGTGA
- a CDS encoding IS3 family transposase codes for MQTLIARDHNLLNITWLCEIAQVSRSGFYAWRHRAEKRAQREAQDQVDFELILEAYNYRGFQKGSRSIYMRLLHTGTRMNRKKIQRLMQKYRLFCPIRKANPYRKMAKAKKENTILPNVLNRQFKATGPKTVLLTDVTYLFYGRQQKAYLSTIKDAYTHQILAYALSPSLEEDFILETIHRLYKDHALPKNFHALIHSDQGVHYTNLQFQTLVHSQQLRQSMSRRGNCWDNAPQESFFGHMKDEIQDLAGIDSYAQVQSIIDDYMDYYNHERYQWALAKCAPINMNNTLKRAFTLFKH; via the coding sequence ATCCAAACCCTGATTGCGCGGGACCATAATTTATTGAATATCACTTGGTTATGCGAAATTGCCCAAGTGTCAAGATCAGGATTTTATGCATGGCGGCATCGAGCAGAAAAGCGCGCCCAACGAGAGGCCCAAGACCAGGTCGATTTTGAATTGATCTTAGAAGCTTACAATTATCGTGGCTTTCAAAAAGGCTCTCGGAGTATTTATATGCGTTTACTTCACACAGGAACACGAATGAACCGGAAAAAAATCCAACGATTAATGCAAAAATACCGTTTGTTTTGTCCGATTCGTAAAGCCAACCCTTATCGGAAAATGGCGAAAGCCAAGAAAGAAAATACGATTCTTCCCAACGTATTAAACCGACAATTTAAGGCAACAGGACCCAAAACGGTCTTACTTACCGATGTGACGTACCTGTTTTATGGTCGCCAACAAAAAGCCTATTTATCCACGATCAAAGACGCGTACACACACCAAATTCTTGCTTATGCCCTTAGCCCTTCTTTAGAAGAAGATTTTATATTAGAAACCATTCATCGATTGTATAAGGACCATGCGTTGCCTAAAAATTTTCACGCCTTGATCCATTCCGACCAAGGCGTGCACTATACGAATCTTCAATTTCAAACCTTGGTACACAGCCAACAGCTTCGTCAATCGATGTCGCGACGGGGCAATTGTTGGGACAATGCCCCGCAAGAATCCTTTTTCGGCCATATGAAAGATGAAATCCAGGATTTAGCTGGGATCGATTCTTATGCGCAAGTCCAGTCAATCATCGACGATTATATGGATTACTATAATCACGAACGGTATCAATGGGCCTTGGCGAAGTGTGCGCCCATCAATATGAACAATACCTTAAAACGGGCATTCACCCTCTTCAAACACTGA
- a CDS encoding HTH domain-containing protein, translating into MGKNYFTEEQVAELNLNSNVQKVSTKAITYTEAFRQWFYQEYQGGKMPSIIFQEAGFDTNVLGKQRIQNFSKRTKNMAQRLEGFTDLRAQNTGRPRNKEHTTEQELDYLRHKVALQEQQIDALKKTNFINRQAARATPKRNSNSSKP; encoded by the coding sequence ATGGGAAAAAACTATTTCACGGAAGAACAAGTCGCAGAGCTCAACTTGAATTCCAATGTACAAAAGGTTTCCACCAAAGCGATCACCTATACAGAAGCATTCCGTCAGTGGTTCTACCAGGAATACCAAGGCGGAAAAATGCCTTCAATCATCTTTCAAGAAGCAGGCTTTGATACAAACGTTCTGGGGAAACAACGCATTCAAAATTTTTCGAAACGAACAAAGAATATGGCGCAACGTTTAGAAGGATTTACGGACCTCCGTGCGCAAAATACGGGAAGACCTCGGAACAAAGAACATACGACCGAACAAGAACTGGATTACTTACGTCACAAAGTTGCTTTACAGGAACAACAAATTGATGCGCTAAAAAAAACGAATTTTATCAATCGCCAAGCGGCACGAGCGACACCCAAGCGAAATTCCAACTCATCCAAACCCTGA
- a CDS encoding phosphomannomutase/phosphoglucomutase, which yields MGKLVDLQNESDIRGVAIDTQEDQANLTVTAVREIAVGIVNWLHEKGIKDKLTIGVGRDSRLSGPKLQEALIEVLTSYDVEVYDFGLATTPALFMSTQFSQFSCDAGIMLTASHLPYYYNGVKVFSQKGGAEKEDIAYILTHTESSEHFGAGTVTKADLLTVYANDLVEKIRTASKKKQEKPLNGFKIVVDAGNGAGGFFAEKVLQPLGADTSGSQFLAPDGNFPNHVPNPDNKEAMQSIQKAVLANQADLGVIFDTDVDRSAVVTKSGDVLNRNNLIAVLSRITLNEHSGTSIVTNSPTSDHLKVFIEALGGKQVRYISGYRNVINKAQDLNQEGVDSQLAIETSGHAAFKENYFLDDGAYVIAKILMLLPELQAEGKTLESLIADLKQPLETQEVRFKLEADDYRALGEQVIEQIADIDIFGWEVDPENEEGIRFRLSQPYGQGWFLLRMSLHEPLLVLQVENDEAGHILPVLKKMQQFLNNYPDVNQEKLVPLIQSQ from the coding sequence GTGGGGAAATTAGTAGATCTGCAAAACGAGTCAGACATTCGTGGTGTTGCGATTGACACTCAGGAAGACCAAGCAAATTTAACAGTTACTGCGGTAAGAGAAATTGCTGTGGGCATTGTAAATTGGCTGCATGAAAAGGGAATTAAAGATAAATTAACGATTGGGGTGGGCAGAGACAGTCGTTTAAGTGGTCCAAAACTGCAAGAAGCACTCATTGAAGTACTCACTTCTTATGACGTGGAAGTCTATGATTTTGGCTTAGCGACTACCCCAGCTTTATTTATGAGCACACAGTTTTCGCAATTTTCATGTGATGCAGGCATTATGTTAACGGCTAGTCACTTACCTTATTATTACAACGGCGTAAAAGTTTTTAGCCAAAAGGGTGGGGCAGAAAAAGAAGACATTGCTTATATTTTGACTCACACCGAAAGTAGCGAACATTTTGGTGCGGGTACAGTGACAAAAGCCGATTTACTCACCGTATATGCCAACGATCTTGTTGAAAAGATCCGCACAGCTAGTAAGAAAAAACAAGAGAAACCGTTGAATGGCTTTAAAATTGTAGTTGATGCAGGAAATGGAGCAGGCGGCTTTTTTGCCGAAAAAGTATTACAACCTTTGGGCGCGGATACTTCAGGTTCACAATTTTTAGCACCGGATGGGAATTTTCCCAATCATGTTCCTAATCCGGATAATAAAGAAGCTATGCAAAGTATTCAAAAAGCAGTTTTGGCTAATCAGGCCGATCTAGGTGTGATTTTTGATACTGATGTCGATCGTTCGGCGGTAGTAACCAAATCAGGCGATGTATTAAATCGAAATAACTTGATTGCAGTATTAAGCCGGATTACTTTAAATGAACATTCAGGGACCAGTATTGTCACTAATTCACCGACTTCTGATCATTTAAAGGTTTTTATTGAAGCTTTAGGCGGCAAACAAGTACGCTACATTTCTGGTTACCGTAATGTTATCAATAAAGCACAGGATCTAAACCAAGAAGGCGTTGATAGCCAATTAGCAATTGAAACCAGCGGACATGCGGCGTTCAAAGAAAATTATTTTCTAGACGATGGTGCGTATGTAATCGCTAAAATTCTAATGCTGCTACCTGAATTACAAGCTGAAGGAAAAACTTTGGAATCATTGATTGCGGATTTAAAACAGCCGCTTGAAACACAAGAAGTTCGTTTTAAATTAGAAGCCGATGACTATCGAGCACTTGGTGAACAAGTAATTGAGCAAATTGCCGATATTGATATTTTCGGTTGGGAAGTTGATCCAGAAAACGAAGAAGGCATCCGTTTTCGCTTATCTCAGCCATACGGGCAAGGATGGTTTTTATTACGCATGAGTTTGCATGAACCTTTATTAGTTTTACAAGTTGAAAATGATGAAGCAGGGCATATCCTACCTGTATTAAAAAAGATGCAGCAATTCTTAAATAACTATCCGGATGTGAACCAAGAAAAATTAGTGCCATTAATCCAAAGCCAATAA
- a CDS encoding APC family permease, which yields MEVFRKRPIKKDSVNTLKRELKLKDLIMLGIGAIIGTGIFVVTGQASADYAGPASMISFIIAALVVILNGICFAEFASRVPVSGGPYSYMYVVFGELTAWIAGWLLICEYMLAVSSVAAGWSGYFQGFLSNWGIQLPQALTAGYNPERGTYIDLVAALVMILVTLWVTQEAKKALRLNNAMVWVKFGVIILFVAVGIFFVQPANWQPYAPYGMQGIFNGAALVFFAFLGFDSISMAAEEVENPQRDVPRGIIGSILIATVLYVVVTLVLTGIVPFTQLGVADPVAFAMRYINQGFIGSVISVGTILTLLTVTISMLYSLARLIYSISKDGLLPKFLQQIDEKRRTPKNATFVAGAIGLFFAAAFPLNILAELTNITALACLALMALGVIRLRKMLGEPKKGEFKVPFVPVLPIISVLSCVFLMLRLDRVTWTVFIIALLLGLLIYFGYGYQHSDLNKKSADIKYEDL from the coding sequence ATGGAAGTTTTCCGGAAAAGACCAATAAAAAAAGATTCGGTCAATACATTGAAACGGGAATTAAAATTAAAAGATTTGATCATGCTAGGAATCGGCGCAATTATTGGTACGGGGATTTTCGTTGTGACCGGACAAGCTTCGGCAGATTATGCGGGTCCAGCTTCCATGATTTCCTTTATTATTGCAGCATTAGTTGTGATTTTAAACGGGATCTGTTTTGCTGAATTTGCTTCACGAGTACCGGTATCAGGTGGACCTTACAGTTATATGTATGTCGTTTTTGGTGAATTGACGGCTTGGATTGCTGGATGGTTATTGATTTGTGAATATATGCTGGCAGTTTCCTCTGTTGCTGCAGGTTGGTCTGGCTATTTTCAAGGATTTTTGAGCAACTGGGGAATCCAACTACCCCAAGCATTAACTGCTGGTTATAACCCAGAAAGAGGCACCTATATCGATCTAGTTGCTGCATTGGTAATGATCCTAGTCACGTTATGGGTTACCCAAGAAGCAAAAAAAGCATTGCGGTTAAACAATGCAATGGTTTGGGTGAAATTTGGGGTCATTATTTTGTTTGTCGCTGTTGGCATATTCTTTGTCCAACCAGCTAATTGGCAGCCCTATGCACCTTATGGTATGCAAGGGATTTTTAACGGAGCTGCTTTAGTGTTTTTTGCCTTTTTAGGATTTGACTCTATTTCGATGGCGGCTGAAGAAGTCGAAAATCCGCAAAGAGATGTCCCTCGAGGAATTATTGGATCCATTTTAATTGCTACTGTTTTATACGTGGTTGTGACCTTAGTTTTAACAGGGATTGTGCCCTTTACTCAATTGGGCGTCGCTGATCCAGTAGCTTTTGCTATGCGTTATATCAATCAAGGATTTATCGGTTCAGTGATTTCTGTGGGAACTATTTTAACTTTACTAACAGTCACTATCTCCATGCTGTATTCCTTGGCAAGACTCATTTATTCGATTAGTAAAGATGGCTTGTTGCCGAAATTTTTACAACAAATTGATGAAAAGCGTCGAACGCCTAAAAATGCGACATTCGTTGCTGGAGCAATTGGTTTATTTTTTGCTGCTGCTTTTCCTTTGAATATTTTAGCTGAATTAACCAATATTACCGCCTTAGCTTGCCTGGCTTTAATGGCTCTGGGTGTTATCCGTTTGCGTAAGATGTTGGGTGAACCAAAAAAAGGTGAATTTAAAGTGCCATTTGTCCCAGTATTGCCGATTATTTCGGTACTTTCGTGTGTATTTTTAATGCTACGTTTGGATAGAGTTACTTGGACAGTCTTTATTATTGCTCTTCTTTTAGGGTTGCTTATTTATTTTGGTTATGGCTACCAGCACAGCGATTTGAATAAAAAAAGCGCTGATATAAAGTACGAGGACCTGTGA
- the dtd gene encoding D-aminoacyl-tRNA deacylase: MRAVIQRVKNASVTISEEIVGQIDQGFMILLGIHEEDTQEDVDYLVKKISKLRVFEDENGKLNLSIDAVHGSILSISQFTLYADTKKGNRPSFIKAARPQTAIPLYDAFNQGLSQQGIPVLTGEFGADMQISLVNDGPVTIIYDTREEHK, from the coding sequence ATGCGTGCAGTAATTCAAAGGGTAAAAAATGCTAGCGTCACAATTAGTGAAGAAATCGTAGGCCAAATTGACCAAGGGTTTATGATTTTATTGGGAATTCATGAGGAAGATACGCAAGAGGACGTGGATTATTTAGTTAAAAAAATTTCCAAGTTACGCGTTTTTGAAGATGAAAACGGCAAGTTGAATCTAAGTATTGATGCTGTGCATGGTAGCATTTTAAGTATTTCGCAGTTTACTTTATATGCAGATACTAAAAAAGGGAATCGGCCAAGCTTTATAAAAGCAGCGCGACCACAAACGGCAATTCCGTTGTATGATGCCTTTAACCAAGGTCTAAGTCAGCAAGGAATTCCCGTGCTAACAGGTGAGTTTGGAGCAGATATGCAGATCTCTCTTGTTAATGATGGTCCGGTGACTATTATTTATGATACCCGAGAAGAACATAAATAA